The following proteins come from a genomic window of Montipora capricornis isolate CH-2021 chromosome 9, ASM3666992v2, whole genome shotgun sequence:
- the LOC138016522 gene encoding uncharacterized protein — protein sequence MARRAGPLAEISPGDAEISASGLEKFSYKTRHPGNRAENYHSAHVKFADQKERGSHFNMAAVESSPDCESNAPKTRKRKQFRWDEKMIENLIDSLQSYKATMLYKGLDFNGDKSHQYKEIRISMAKIYLDKDVTLFGPVTSPSLPEDFKDLSKEEQKKSKKLVKESTDLINRGNKRVMEKVKEIRQNFSKAVVSGRRSGSGKIVFEYYDKLVTLWGGSASSEPLAFGVGSDDFEEDDTQDIDCEQEVQNVEEDKGENDGLDEGVHVEEKDEENEEEEPVSKKAKSSVPRLIDSKRKHLEKSLSAAQRDQLLLKEAKDDAQFRKDLAQAMRESTESFTSSIKDISKAMTDLGQGLCRSLEMLSRSFQPPTPVNQNMFYQAPYAGPNHVQNMQPGYFHQMLDPTQNPHAQEWE from the coding sequence ATGGCTAGGCGGGCTGGCccgcttgccgagatctcgCCTGGCgatgccgagatctcggcaagcgggctggaaaaattctcatataaaACACGCCATCCCGGTAACCGGGCTGAAAATTATCATTCTGCGCATGTCAAGTTCGCTGATCAAAAAGAACGCGGCTCACacttcaacatggcggcggtaGAAAGTAGTCCAGATTGTGAATCTAATGctccaaaaacaaggaaaagaaagcaaTTTCGATGGGATGAAAAGATGATAGAGAACTTAATAGACTCTCTACAGAGTTATAAAGCAACTATGTTGTACAAAGGTTTGGATTTCAACGGCGATAAGAGCCATCAATATAAAGAAATCAGAATATCTATGGCAAAGATTTATCTCGATAAAGATGTTACTCTTTTCGGTCCTGTGACTTCCCCTTCTTTGCCTGAAGATTTCAAAGATTTatcaaaagaagaacaaaagaaatccaaaaagcTTGTAAAGGAATCAACAGATCTCATAAACAGAGGAAACAAGAGAGTTATGGAAAAAGTAAAGGAGATAAGGCAGAATTTCAGTAAAGCTGTTGTTTCAGGTAGAAGGAGTGGAAGTGGAAAGATAGTCTTTGAATATTACGACAAACTTGTGACCTTATGGGGAGGATCAGCTTCATCTGAACCTCTTGCATTCGGAGTAGGTTCAGATGATTTTGAAGAAGATGATACACAAGATATTGATTGTGAACAAGAAGTACAAAATGTAGAAGAGGATAAAGGTGAGAATGATGGGTTAGACGAAGGTGTACATGTAGAGGAGAAagatgaagaaaatgaagaggAAGAACCAGTCAGTAAGAAAGCTAAAAGCTCTGTACCACGTTTGATTGACAGCAAAAGGAaacatcttgaaaaaagtctttCTGCTGCTCAAAGAGATCAACTGTTATTAAAGGAAGCAAAGGATGATGCACAGTTCAGAAAGGATTTAGCACAGGCTATGCGAGAATCAACAGAGAGCTTTACAAGCAGCATCAAGGATATCAGCAAGGCTATGACAGATCTTGGTCAAGGGTTATGTAGATCATTAGAGATGTTGTCACGATCATTTCAACCTCCAACTCCTGTTAATCAGAATATGTTTTATCAAGCACCATATGCTGGTCCAAATCACGTCCAAAATATGCAACCTGGCTACTTTCACCAAATGTTGGATCCCACTCAAAATCCCCACGCTCAAGAATGGGAATAA
- the LOC138016523 gene encoding cyclo(L-leucyl-L-leucyl) synthase-like, with protein sequence MSRTEISQAVVNGKKFLRNRRTLLLGISPGNPYYYRSDVLERLFEFARQSTDKVLVFIPDKISEHNFRAVGSKNPEKSARVKANRLKNKCDAAIKSSGFSDGSYSYISWTEEVETCPKYLEAYTRIQLLYQANEGFRTDISQSTEMALRCLQRGREKAGESSNKENEDGNALDLQEGEKYLLKELAFLEAVPKIYESCREFVVVYHRSWPVLENYMNGAYDDKVKPFLGFVILPQ encoded by the exons ATGTCGCGCACTGAAATCTCTCAAGCTGTTGTTAATGGAAAGAAATTCCTGCGAAATAGAAGAACACTGCTTCTAGGTATAAGCCCTGGCAATCCGTATTACTATCGTTCGGATGTTTTGGAGCGACTTTTTGAGTTTGCAAGACAGAGTACAGATAAG GTACTCGTCTTCATTCCAGACAAGATATCGGAGCATAATTTTCGGGCGGTAGGATCGAAAAACCCGGAGAAATCGGCTCGTGTCAAAGCCAACCGCTTGAAGAACAAATGCGATGCAGCGATTAAAAGCAGTGGATTTTCTGATGGTTCTTATAGTTATATCAGCTGGACGGAAGAAGTAGAAACGTGTCCGAAATACCTTGAAGCCTACACACGCATCCAGCTGCTGTACCAAGCGAACGAAGGATTTAGAACCGACATCAGCCAGTCCACGGAGATGGCCTTGAGATGCCTCCAAAGAGGCCGAGAAAAAGCTGGAGAAAGCTCCAACAAGGAAAATGAAGACGGGAATGCACTTGATCTACAAGAGGGAgagaaatatttattgaaagaaCTTGCCTTTCTTGAAGCAGTTCCTAAAATTTATGAAAGTTGTCGAGAATTTGTCGTTGTGTACCACCGTTCATGGCCAGTACTAGAAAATTACATGAATGGTGCTTACGACGACAAAGTAAAGCCTTTTCTAGGATTTGTTATCCTTCCTCAATAA
- the LOC138016524 gene encoding cyclo(L-leucyl-L-leucyl) synthase-like — MSHSEISQAVLNGKKFLHDRKTLLLGISPGNPYYYRSDVLERLFDFAKQSADKVLVFIPDKILEHNFRAVGSKNPERSAHVKANRLRNKCDAAIKSSGFSEASYSYIRWMEEVETCPKYLEAYRRLQQLYQANEGFRTEISRSTEMALRCLQNGREKAVESSNKENEDGNALDLQEGEKYLLKELAFLEAVPNIYESCQEFVLVYHRSWPVLEKYMNGAYDDKVKPFLGFVILPL; from the exons ATGTCACACTCTGAAATTTCTCAAGCTGTTCTTAATGGGAAGAAATTCCTACACGATAGAAAAACACTGCTTCTAGGTATAAGCCCTGGCAATCCGTATTACTATCGTTCGGATGTTTTGGAGCGACTTTTTGATTTTGCAAAACAGAGTGCAGATAAG GTACTCGTCTTCATCCCAGACAAGATATTGGAGCATAATTTTCGTGCGGTAGGATCGAAAAACCCGGAGAGATCGGCTCACGTCAAAGCCAACCGCTTGAGGAACAAATGCGATGCAGCGATTAAAAGCAGTGGATTTTCCGAAGCATCTTACAGTTATATCAGATGGATGGAAGAAGTAGAAACATGCCCGAAATACCTTGAAGCCTACAGACGCCTCCAGCAGCTGTACCAAGCGAATGAAGGCTTTAGAACCGAAATAAGCCGGTCCACTGAGATGGCCTTGAGATGTCTCCAAAATGGCCGAGAAAAAGCTGTAGAAAGCTCCAACAAGGAAAACGAAGACGGAAATGCACTTGATCTACAAGAGGGAGAGAAATATCTATTGAAAGAACTTGCCTTTCTTGAGGCAGTTCCTAACATTTATGAAAGTtgtcaagagtttgtcttgGTGTACCACCGTTCTTGGCCAGTACTAGAAAAGTACATGAATGGTGCGTACGATGACAAAGTAAAGCCCTTTCTAGGATTTGTAATCCTTCCTCTATGA
- the LOC138015661 gene encoding uncharacterized protein translates to MSIPWKLYLTCWFLGASVQSAVFFSFNAVDYFNYFFPENYKPEVYIGVVVGVGATLGSFLTVTFQPKSSHLTVLVITQIISALLLVVEVVIVPIDVMKTSARFGVILAVIFAATVVQNVGGGALYSFVGEHFPKFGIHAAQSGGVCAFAATFVIRCISKGSFEHLKDRDRGFRLSGYLFVALVDLIILLACCLLPILRMYVLGEGRIVKTLETTPLIGEKAELIRVSRKEVIRKNWAVITTICLTLVISNSLFPGITSQFHGNYNCSSGSHPTTANHSATSSSLEGSAPKTNDKTGWFVVVLFGFYSVADAIGKNLPIFGIIYNKTSILCNCLIQLVIAIPILLIYFEPCYAGLQENWVAYLTVGLLGLINGYGLCAGMMLLAPGISGNKHEESLATNIGYMFLQLGILLGMGANVFLVDYVFEVLVARPG, encoded by the coding sequence ATGTCAATTCCGTGGAAACTTTATTTGACCTGCTGGTTTCTCGGTGCCTCTGTCCAAAGCGCTGTATTTTTTAGCTTTAATGCTGTGGATTACTTTAATTATTTCTTTCCTGAAAACTACAAACCTGAAGTGTACATTGGCGTAGTTGTCGGTGTGGGAGCAACATTGGGCTCGTTCTTAACAGTAACTTTCCAACCCAAGTCGAGCCACTTGACTGTACTGGTCATCACACAGATCATTTCGGCACTGCTGCTGGTCGTTGAAGTAGTTATCGTACCTATCGATGTGATGAAGACATCCGCAAGATTTGGCGTTATCTTGGCTGTAATATTTGCGGCCACTGTTGTACAAAATGTCGGCGGAGGTGCTCTCTACAGTTTTGTTGGCGAGCACTTCCCGAAATTCGGAATCCACGCTGCTCAGTCTGGAGGCGTATGCGCTTTCGCAGCAACTTTTGTGATTCGTTGTATTTCTAAGGGTTCGTTTGAGCACCTTAAAGACAGAGATCGCGGGTTTCGACTCAGCGGTTACTTGTTTGTTGCTTTGGTGGACCTTATTATCCTCTTGGCCTGCTGTTTGTTACCCATTCTGCGGATGTACGTTCTTGGGGAGGGGAGGATAGTCAAAACCCTGGAAACAACGCCATTGATTGGTGAGAAAGCTGAACTGATACGCGTTTCACGCAAAGAGGTTATACGAAAGAACTGGGCTGTAATCACAACAATTTGCCTTACGCTAGTCATATCCAATTCCTTATTTCCAGGCATCACCTCACAGTTCCACGGAAACTACAACTGCTCATCTGGCTCACATCCGACCACGGCAAACCATAGTGCGACATCTTCTTCACTTGAGGGCAGCGCTCCGAAGACAAACGACAAGACGGGATGGTTTGTCGTCGTCCTCTTTGGCTTCTACTCCGTAGCAGATGCTATCGGTAAAAATTTGCCCATCTTCGGAATTATCTACAACAAAACTTCAATCCTTTGTAATTGTCTGATTCAACTTGTCATAGCCATACCGATCTTGTTAATCTACTTTGAGCCATGTTACGCCGGCCTGCAAGAAAACTGGGTGGCTTATCTAACGGTCGGTCTTCTGGGACTCATCAATGGGTACGGCTTATGTGCTGGAATGATGCTTCTGGCTCCTGGAATATCAGGCAACAAACACGAGGAAAGTCTAGCGACGAACATTGGCTACATGTTTTTGCAGTTAGGAATTCTACTGGGCATGGGCGCAAATGTGTTCCTTGTCGACTACGTTTTTGAAGTCCTTGTGGCCCGGCCGGGATAG
- the LOC138016521 gene encoding uncharacterized protein, translating to MSIPWKLYLTCWFLGASVQSAVFFSFNAVDYFNYFFPENYKPEVYIGVVVGVGATLGSFLTVTFQPKSSHLTVLVITQIISALLLVVEVVIVPIDVMKTPARFGVILAVIFAATVVQNVGGGALYSFVGEHFPKFGIHAAQSGGVCAFAATFVIRCISKGSFEHLKDRDRGFRLSGYLFVALVDLIILLACCLLPILRMYILRKGRVVNTLETAPLISKKTELIHVSRKEVIRKNWAAITTICLTLVISNSLFPGITSQFHGNYNCSSGEHPTNTNHSTTPPIKTNAPKTGDKTGWFVVVLFGCYSVADAIGKNLPIFGIIYNKTSILCNCLVQLVIAIPILLIYFEPCYAGLQENWVAYLTVGLLGLINGYGLCAGMMLLAPGISGNKLEESLATNIGYMFLQLGILLGMGANVFLVDYVFEVLVARDSH from the coding sequence ATGTCAATTCCGTGGAAACTCTATTTGACCTGCTGGTTTCTCGGTGCCTCTGTCCAAAGCGCTGTATTTTTTAGCTTTAATGCCGTGGATTACTTTAATTATTTCTTTCCTGAAAACTACAAACCTGAAGTGTACATTGGCGTAGTTGTCGGTGTGGGAGCAACATTGGGCTCGTTCTTAACAGTAACTTTCCAACCCAAGTCGAGCCACTTGACTGTACTGGTCATCACACAGATCATTTCGGCACTGTTGCTGGTCGTTGAAGTAGTTATCGTACCTATCGATGTGATGAAGACACCCGCAAGATTTGGCGTTATCTTGGCTGTCATATTTGCGGCCACTGTTGTACAAAATGTCGGCGGAGGTGCTCTCTACAGTTTTGTTGGCGAGCACTTCCCGAAATTCGGAATCCACGCTGCTCAGTCTGGAGGTGTATGCGCTTTCGCAGCGACTTTTGTGATTCGTTGTATTTCCAAGGGTTCGTTTGAGCACCTTAAAGACAGAGATCGCGGGTTTCGACTCAGCGGTTACTTGTTTGTTGCTTTGGTGGACCTTATAATCCTCTTGGCCTGCTGTTTGTTACCCATTCTGCGGATGTATATCCTCAGGAAGGGGAGGGTAGTCAACACCCTGGAAACCGCCCCACTGATTAGTAAGAAGACGGAATTGATACACGTTTCACGCAAAGAGGTTATACGAAAGAACTGGGCTGCAATCACAACAATTTGCCTTACGCTAGTCATATCCAATTCCTTGTTTCCAGGAATCACTTCACAGTTTCACGGAAACTACAATTGCTCATCCGGTGAACATCCTACCAACACAAACCATAGTACAACACCTCCAATCAAGACCAACGCTCCGAAGACCGGCGACAAGACGGGATGGTTTGTCGTCGTCCTCTTCGGCTGCTATTCCGTAGCAGATGCTATCGGTAAAAACTTGCCCATCTTCGGAATTATCTACAACAAAACTTCAATCCTTTGTAATTGTCTGGTTCAACTTGTCATAGCCATACCGATCTTGTTAATCTACTTTGAGCCATGTTACGCCGGCTTGCAAGAAAACTGGGTGGCTTATCTAACGGTCGGTCTTCTGGGACTCATCAATGGGTACGGCTTATGTGCTGGGATGATGCTTCTGGCTCCTGGAATATCAGGCAACAAACTCGAGGAAAGCCTAGCGACGAACATTGGCTACATGTTTTTGCAGTTAGGAATTCTACTGGGCATGGGCGCAAATGTGTTCCTTGTCGACTACGTTTTTGAAGTCCTTGTGGCTCGGGATAGTCACTAA